A stretch of the uncultured Bacteroides sp. genome encodes the following:
- the rsgA gene encoding ribosome small subunit-dependent GTPase A, producing MRGLVIKNTGSWYQVKTENGNLVECKIKGNFRLKGIRSTNPIAVGDNVHIIMNQEGTAFINEIEDRRNYIVRRSSNLSKQSHILAANLDQCLLVVTVNYPETSTIFIDRFLASAEAYRVPVKLVFNKIDAYSEDELRYLEALITLYTQIGYPCFKISARNGDGLEDIKQALEGNITLFSGHSGVGKSTLINSLLPDIDIKTAEISTYHNKGMHTTTFSEMFSVTGDGYIIDTPGIKGFGTFDMKDEEVGHYFKEIFETSDKCKYNNCTHRHEPGCAVREAVEQHLISESRYTSYLNILEDKEEGKYRSAY from the coding sequence GTGCGAGGATTAGTTATAAAGAACACAGGAAGCTGGTATCAGGTAAAAACCGAAAACGGCAATTTGGTAGAGTGCAAAATAAAAGGCAATTTCCGCCTTAAAGGAATAAGAAGCACCAACCCGATTGCTGTGGGCGACAATGTGCATATTATAATGAATCAGGAAGGCACTGCTTTTATCAATGAAATTGAGGACAGAAGGAACTACATAGTCCGCCGCTCGTCCAATCTTTCCAAACAATCGCATATACTTGCAGCCAATCTCGACCAGTGCTTACTGGTAGTAACGGTAAACTATCCCGAGACATCCACCATCTTTATAGATCGTTTCCTGGCATCTGCCGAGGCTTACCGTGTACCTGTAAAGCTAGTATTCAACAAAATAGACGCATATAGCGAAGACGAGCTGCGTTACCTCGAGGCACTTATCACACTATATACACAAATAGGCTACCCTTGTTTCAAGATTTCCGCCAGGAACGGAGACGGACTAGAGGATATAAAGCAAGCTCTTGAAGGAAACATCACCCTTTTCTCGGGACATTCCGGTGTAGGAAAGTCTACCCTGATCAACTCCCTCCTACCCGATATAGATATAAAAACCGCAGAAATATCAACCTATCACAACAAAGGGATGCATACCACCACCTTCTCAGAAATGTTTTCCGTTACTGGAGATGGATACATCATCGATACTCCGGGGATAAAAGGTTTCGGAACATTCGACATGAAAGACGAAGAAGTGGGCCATTACTTTAAAGAGATCTTTGAGACGTCTGACAAATGCAAATATAACAACTGCACCCACCGTCACGAACCGGGCTGTGCAGTTCGCGAAGCCGTAGAGCAACATCTTATCAGTGAATCACGCTACACTTCTTATTTGAATATTCTGGAAGATAAAGAGGAAGGGAAATATCGCTCGGCGTATTAG
- the frr gene encoding ribosome recycling factor translates to MMDVNSCINDSRDKMDMAIMYLDESLAHIRAGKANTRILDGIRVDSYGSMVPLSNVAAVTTPDAKSIVIKPWDKGMFKVIEKAIIDSEVGIMPENNGEVIRLGIPPLTEERRKLLAKQCSKDAETAKISVRNARREGIDHLKKLQKEGLAEDEEKDAEVRLQKVHDKFIKKVDEMLAAKEKEIMTV, encoded by the coding sequence ATGATGGACGTAAACAGTTGTATTAATGACTCTCGAGATAAAATGGACATGGCCATTATGTATCTTGATGAATCACTGGCTCACATTCGTGCCGGAAAGGCAAACACACGAATTCTTGACGGTATCCGCGTGGATTCTTACGGAAGTATGGTTCCTCTAAGCAATGTGGCTGCAGTCACTACACCGGATGCGAAAAGTATCGTAATCAAACCTTGGGATAAAGGAATGTTTAAAGTCATTGAAAAAGCTATTATTGATTCAGAAGTAGGCATTATGCCCGAAAACAATGGAGAAGTTATCCGTCTTGGTATTCCACCACTTACAGAAGAAAGACGTAAACTTTTGGCTAAACAATGTAGCAAAGATGCTGAAACAGCTAAGATTAGTGTCCGTAACGCCCGTCGTGAAGGAATTGACCACCTGAAGAAATTACAAAAAGAAGGTTTGGCTGAGGACGAAGAGAAAGATGCTGAAGTACGCCTGCAGAAAGTTCATGATAAGTTTATCAAGAAAGTAGACGAGATGCTTGCTGCAAAAGAAAAAGAAATTATGACGGTATAA
- a CDS encoding amino acid permease: MNNNKYGTYKFGLTTASAFVIANMIGTGVFTSLGFQLLGTTNMTSILLLWLIGGIIALCGALVYGELGAAMPRSGGEYHYLRVIYHPMLGFMAGWASLIVGFAAPVALACMALSGYLTKVFPVLNPLITGLSVLSLITIIHAYDVKMGGTIQRFFTFFKILVIVGFIACGLAMPVKYQSFSSSFSGFSWDDIFSTGFAVSLVWVYYAYSGWNASAYMANEIKNPQRTIPRSLFISTLVVTVLYLFLNAVFLLSTPATEMTGQLEVGLIAAQHIFGHTLGNMMGLLIALLLISSISSMVFLGPRVSQVMGEDTYILRPLARRSERGTPYVAIWMQYVISVLLIITNSFELVTKYTGITLSFFALMTVIGVFVHRHRFPNAHRPYKTWGYPFTPVIFIILIVWSIVYLVREDFIQTFVEGKQHVMWMSLMSAATLATGALLYQANKWVVNRRTNYKLSYNRNEH; the protein is encoded by the coding sequence ATGAATAACAACAAATACGGCACGTACAAGTTCGGATTAACTACAGCCTCAGCCTTTGTCATAGCGAATATGATTGGTACAGGAGTCTTTACTTCCCTTGGATTTCAGCTACTTGGGACTACAAACATGACCTCTATTCTCCTACTTTGGTTGATTGGTGGAATTATCGCCCTGTGTGGTGCACTTGTTTACGGAGAGCTTGGCGCAGCAATGCCACGTTCCGGCGGTGAATATCATTATCTACGGGTTATTTATCATCCTATGCTTGGCTTTATGGCCGGATGGGCTTCCTTAATTGTAGGATTTGCAGCTCCGGTGGCTTTGGCTTGTATGGCTTTAAGCGGATATCTTACAAAGGTGTTTCCTGTGCTCAACCCCCTGATTACAGGGCTCTCGGTTTTATCCTTAATAACCATCATTCATGCCTATGATGTAAAGATGGGAGGCACCATACAGCGATTCTTTACTTTCTTCAAGATATTGGTTATTGTGGGATTTATTGCCTGCGGACTGGCTATGCCGGTAAAGTATCAAAGCTTCTCTTCGTCATTCTCCGGTTTTTCATGGGACGACATTTTTTCAACAGGCTTTGCCGTCTCACTGGTTTGGGTATATTATGCCTACTCGGGCTGGAATGCATCTGCCTATATGGCGAATGAAATTAAAAATCCACAACGCACCATTCCACGGTCACTCTTTATCAGTACGCTGGTGGTCACAGTGCTTTATCTGTTTCTTAATGCCGTATTCCTGCTTTCTACACCGGCAACGGAAATGACCGGGCAGCTGGAAGTGGGATTAATCGCCGCACAACACATATTTGGTCACACACTGGGCAACATGATGGGTCTGCTCATTGCCCTGTTACTGATATCAAGCATTAGTTCCATGGTGTTTCTTGGCCCCAGGGTTTCTCAGGTTATGGGAGAAGACACTTATATTCTCCGCCCTCTGGCCAGAAGATCGGAACGTGGCACACCGTACGTTGCCATTTGGATGCAGTATGTTATCAGCGTATTGCTGATTATCACCAACTCATTTGAATTAGTAACCAAATACACCGGAATTACCTTGTCGTTTTTTGCTCTGATGACGGTTATCGGTGTCTTTGTACACAGACATCGCTTCCCGAATGCTCACAGACCTTACAAAACATGGGGATATCCATTCACTCCGGTTATATTCATCATACTGATTGTGTGGTCCATTGTGTACCTTGTCCGTGAAGATTTTATCCAGACTTTTGTAGAAGGCAAACAGCACGTTATGTGGATGAGCCTGATGAGTGCCGCCACTCTCGCTACTGGTGCACTCCTATATCAGGCAAACAAATGGGTAGTAAACAGAAGAACAAACTATAAACTAAGCTATAACAGAAATGAACATTAA
- a CDS encoding metal ABC transporter permease has protein sequence MDLFQYTFFQNALLGGLFASIACGIIGTYIVTRRLVFISGGLTHASFGGIGLGLYLGISPILSATIFSVLSAFGVNWLSKRKDMREDSAIAVFWTMGMALGIIFTFLSPGFAPDLSAFLFGNILTVKGTDILMLASISMAMALFFLFFIHPIIYVAFDREFARSQGLPVTFIEYTLMMFIALTIVACLRMVGIVLVLSLLTIPQMTANLFTFKFKRIIWLSILIGYLGCLGGLFISYFLNVPSGASIIFFSIIIYAVCKFGCSIFIRLKRQ, from the coding sequence ATGGATCTGTTTCAATATACATTTTTCCAGAACGCTCTTTTGGGTGGTTTATTTGCAAGTATTGCTTGCGGAATAATTGGAACTTACATTGTGACCCGCCGATTGGTCTTTATCAGCGGAGGCCTTACTCATGCATCGTTTGGTGGGATTGGCCTGGGATTGTATTTAGGTATATCGCCTATTCTCTCAGCTACAATTTTTTCTGTTCTGTCGGCCTTTGGCGTGAACTGGCTCAGTAAGCGGAAGGATATGAGGGAAGACTCGGCCATTGCTGTGTTCTGGACCATGGGCATGGCACTTGGTATTATTTTTACTTTCCTTTCGCCCGGTTTTGCACCGGACCTTTCGGCTTTCCTGTTTGGTAATATCCTTACAGTTAAAGGAACAGACATTTTGATGTTAGCATCTATATCCATGGCAATGGCCCTTTTCTTTCTCTTTTTTATTCACCCCATTATCTATGTGGCTTTCGATAGGGAATTTGCCCGTTCGCAGGGACTTCCGGTAACATTCATTGAGTATACGCTGATGATGTTTATCGCCTTGACAATTGTTGCCTGTTTGCGAATGGTGGGAATTGTGCTTGTGCTCTCTCTGCTCACTATACCACAGATGACGGCCAACTTATTTACTTTTAAATTTAAACGGATTATCTGGCTTTCTATCCTCATCGGATATCTAGGATGTTTGGGCGGACTGTTCATCTCTTATTTTCTGAATGTTCCTTCCGGGGCATCGATCATTTTTTTCTCTATCATTATTTATGCTGTATGTAAGTTTGGCTGTAGCATTTTTATACGTTTGAAGAGGCAATAA
- a CDS encoding tetratricopeptide repeat protein produces the protein MRNKGIYITGSMLLLIILAGCSVKKNTAGSRFYHSFTTRYNVYFNGNQAYKQGVEAIESGNKDSYLEMIPLYPIENKKTIGLGSTDFDRAIEKSQKAIKLHSIKKKPVRKPGKKTPKQKRWLAQKEYNPFLHNAWMLMGKAQFNKGQFLEAASTFSYIARLYNTDPKVSANAKIWLSRCYTEMDWFYDADDVLTKLNNDSLPSNLIPAYSAAYGNYLLRQKRFKEAAPYLLSIIKNEKQKKQKAREYYLLGQVYQEMGDNAKAFAAYGKVSGQNPPYELEFNAKIKQTEVVSSLNGGKTIKSLQAMARSVKNKDYLDQVYYAQGNVYLSVKDTARTIELYKKGGKESTRNGLEKGVVLLKLGDLYWERTDYVKAQDAYKQAIGLINKEFSGFEKLNKRSEVLDELVKHVVNVQLQDSLQHLASLSEGERRLAVDKIIKEVRRREVNERKEAERQELMQKQEENMGNQMVNRTIKQTTPKPVNSGDKSWYFYNTQLVEQGKNDFQRKWGRRKLEDNWRRRNKTVISNNEFAETNYSEEAVGKRDSSKVKGKESGSLKPDSVITDNKNPEFYLQQIPLTEPAMKESNDILSDGLFNMGLIYKDKLEDFSLAQKTFTRLYTQFPHFGQLDEVYYNLYLMSSRWKKLADAAFYKGKLITEFPKSKYAVTIGDPDYAYNATHGKHLEDSLYVDTYAAFQKGEYAKVMRNYEYAQKKYAMGQHIPKFMFLNAIGLLQTGEQKKFMTALKEIVDKYPKNEITELAANIIKGLQDGRILAKGTTSFGSIWNRRKTEQGEGVAGTDTVMPKFSPERNTSYLFILAYEEGKVNENLLLYEVARYNFSNFIVRNFDLSFVKNNGIGMLQVKEFINFDEAYQYTHLLYKDKEMAKRLSGMRAIIISRQNYELLSKYYSFDDYLSFYKKHFSEIPELQIKGYTLDEPVFEEENVQEKNEE, from the coding sequence TTGAGAAATAAAGGGATATATATTACTGGAAGCATGCTTTTGCTGATTATACTTGCCGGCTGTTCTGTGAAAAAGAATACAGCTGGTTCTCGCTTTTATCATTCTTTTACTACCCGGTACAATGTTTATTTTAACGGCAATCAGGCTTATAAGCAGGGCGTTGAGGCCATTGAATCAGGAAACAAGGACAGCTATCTGGAAATGATTCCTCTATATCCCATTGAAAATAAGAAAACAATAGGACTGGGGAGCACTGATTTTGACAGGGCTATTGAGAAATCGCAAAAAGCGATTAAGCTACATTCCATAAAGAAAAAGCCGGTTCGCAAGCCGGGAAAAAAGACTCCAAAGCAAAAACGCTGGCTGGCGCAGAAAGAGTATAACCCATTCCTTCACAATGCATGGATGTTGATGGGAAAGGCTCAGTTTAATAAGGGGCAGTTCCTGGAAGCGGCTTCTACATTTTCTTATATCGCCCGCTTGTATAATACTGATCCAAAAGTATCTGCCAATGCAAAGATATGGCTCTCCCGCTGTTATACGGAGATGGACTGGTTTTATGATGCCGACGATGTGCTCACTAAACTGAATAACGACAGTCTGCCTTCTAATCTGATTCCTGCATATTCTGCTGCGTATGGCAATTATCTGCTCCGGCAGAAAAGGTTTAAAGAGGCTGCTCCCTACCTGTTATCAATCATAAAAAACGAGAAACAGAAGAAGCAAAAGGCTCGTGAGTATTATTTGTTGGGGCAGGTTTATCAGGAAATGGGGGATAATGCAAAAGCTTTTGCAGCATACGGCAAGGTGTCTGGGCAAAATCCGCCTTATGAACTGGAATTTAATGCGAAAATAAAGCAAACGGAGGTGGTATCGTCTTTGAATGGCGGTAAAACAATAAAGAGTTTGCAGGCTATGGCGCGCAGTGTAAAGAACAAGGATTATCTTGATCAGGTCTATTATGCACAGGGCAATGTTTATCTGTCAGTGAAAGATACCGCACGAACCATTGAACTGTATAAAAAAGGAGGAAAGGAAAGCACGAGAAATGGTTTGGAAAAGGGTGTTGTGTTGCTTAAATTAGGTGATCTTTATTGGGAGAGAACGGATTATGTAAAGGCTCAGGATGCATATAAACAGGCCATTGGGTTGATAAACAAGGAGTTCTCAGGATTTGAAAAGTTAAACAAGCGCTCTGAAGTGCTCGATGAACTGGTGAAACATGTGGTGAATGTGCAGTTACAAGATAGCTTGCAGCATCTGGCTTCTTTAAGTGAAGGTGAAAGACGGTTGGCGGTTGATAAGATCATTAAGGAGGTCAGGCGAAGGGAAGTGAATGAACGGAAAGAAGCTGAACGCCAGGAACTGATGCAAAAGCAGGAAGAGAATATGGGTAACCAGATGGTGAACCGTACAATAAAACAAACTACTCCGAAACCTGTGAATTCCGGTGATAAATCCTGGTACTTCTATAATACCCAACTTGTTGAACAAGGAAAAAATGACTTCCAACGTAAGTGGGGACGACGAAAATTGGAAGATAACTGGCGAAGAAGGAATAAAACAGTGATTTCTAATAATGAATTTGCGGAAACCAATTATAGTGAGGAAGCTGTTGGGAAGAGAGATTCCTCAAAGGTGAAAGGAAAAGAGTCCGGTTCTCTTAAACCGGACTCGGTGATTACAGACAACAAGAATCCGGAATTCTATTTGCAACAGATACCACTCACCGAACCGGCAATGAAGGAATCCAACGATATTTTATCTGATGGATTGTTTAACATGGGGTTAATATACAAAGATAAGCTGGAGGACTTTTCGCTTGCACAAAAGACTTTTACGCGTCTTTATACTCAATTTCCACACTTCGGACAGTTAGACGAGGTATATTATAACCTTTATCTGATGAGTTCCAGATGGAAGAAACTGGCTGACGCTGCCTTTTATAAAGGAAAACTAATAACGGAGTTTCCCAAAAGTAAGTACGCTGTCACAATAGGTGATCCTGATTATGCATACAACGCTACTCATGGAAAGCATCTGGAAGACTCTTTGTATGTGGATACTTATGCTGCTTTTCAGAAAGGTGAATATGCAAAGGTGATGAGGAACTATGAATATGCTCAGAAAAAGTATGCCATGGGGCAGCACATTCCTAAGTTTATGTTTCTCAATGCAATTGGTTTACTGCAAACCGGAGAGCAGAAGAAGTTTATGACCGCATTGAAAGAAATTGTGGATAAGTATCCGAAGAATGAAATAACTGAACTGGCTGCCAACATCATTAAAGGACTTCAGGATGGCAGGATTCTGGCAAAAGGAACTACCTCATTTGGCTCTATATGGAATCGTAGAAAGACAGAACAGGGCGAGGGTGTTGCAGGAACAGATACGGTAATGCCTAAGTTTAGCCCGGAAAGGAATACTTCTTATCTGTTTATTCTGGCGTATGAAGAGGGTAAGGTCAACGAAAATTTGTTGTTATATGAAGTGGCTCGTTATAACTTCTCTAACTTTATAGTGAGGAACTTCGACTTGTCCTTTGTGAAAAATAATGGGATTGGAATGCTTCAGGTAAAGGAATTCATAAACTTTGATGAGGCTTATCAATATACTCATCTGCTTTACAAGGATAAGGAGATGGCAAAGAGGTTAAGCGGAATGCGGGCAATCATTATTTCGCGGCAAAATTATGAATTGCTCTCAAAATATTATAGCTTTGACGATTATCTATCATTCTATAAAAAGCATTTCTCTGAGATTCCGGAACTGCAGATCAAAGGTTATACATTGGATGAACCGGTTTTTGAAGAAGAGAATGTGCAGGAAAAGAATGAAGAATAA
- a CDS encoding bifunctional response regulator/alkaline phosphatase family protein — protein sequence MKKDQLLWVDDEIDLLRPHVLFLQSKGYEVSTVTNGQDALDLCRETKYDLIFLDENMPGLSGLQTLSLIKEICPTVPVVMITKSEEENIMDMAIGSKIADYLIKPVNPNQILLSIKKNLHKKEIVTEVANTGYQQNFGKIGMQINDSFTYKDWMEVYKRLVFWELELEGSESNMTDMLAMQKTEANSAFVKFIRKNYLDWIASPESRPVMSPDIFKKKIFPLLDAGEKVFFIVLDNFRYDQWRVLSNELADSFTFDEELYFSILPTATQYARNAIFSGLMPNKIAEMFPELWVDEDEEEGKNLNEAPLIQTHIERYRRKHTFSYHKINDSAAGERLLSNLDRLKSNDLNVVVLNFIDMLSHARTESKMVRELASTEAAYRSITLSWFRHSSVKDLFKALAESDYKIIITTDHGTIRVDNPIKVVGDRNTNTNLRYKLGKNLTYNPKQVFEIKDPKKAQLPSPNVSTSYIFAGGRDFFAYPNNYNHYASYYTNTFQHGGISMEEMIIPLIGMRSKKR from the coding sequence ATGAAGAAAGATCAATTACTCTGGGTGGACGATGAAATAGACCTGTTGAGACCGCACGTACTATTCCTGCAAAGTAAAGGATACGAAGTGAGCACGGTTACCAACGGGCAGGATGCGCTCGACCTTTGCAGGGAGACAAAGTATGATCTGATTTTTCTGGATGAGAATATGCCCGGACTCAGCGGGTTGCAGACTCTTTCTTTAATTAAGGAAATCTGTCCCACCGTTCCGGTTGTGATGATTACCAAGAGTGAGGAAGAGAATATAATGGATATGGCGATAGGCTCAAAGATTGCCGATTATCTTATAAAACCGGTCAATCCTAATCAGATATTGCTGAGTATTAAGAAGAACCTGCACAAGAAAGAGATTGTTACTGAAGTGGCCAACACGGGATACCAACAGAACTTTGGGAAAATTGGAATGCAGATCAATGATTCCTTTACTTATAAGGACTGGATGGAGGTGTATAAGCGACTTGTGTTCTGGGAACTTGAACTGGAAGGCTCGGAAAGCAACATGACAGATATGCTTGCCATGCAGAAGACTGAGGCAAACTCTGCTTTTGTAAAGTTTATCAGGAAGAATTATCTTGACTGGATTGCCAGTCCGGAGAGCAGACCGGTGATGAGTCCCGATATATTTAAGAAAAAGATATTCCCTCTGCTCGATGCCGGTGAGAAGGTTTTCTTCATTGTGCTAGATAACTTCCGATATGATCAGTGGAGGGTGCTGAGTAATGAACTGGCCGATTCGTTCACCTTTGATGAAGAGCTCTATTTTAGTATTCTTCCCACTGCCACACAGTATGCACGGAATGCCATCTTCTCCGGATTGATGCCGAACAAGATTGCCGAGATGTTTCCCGAACTGTGGGTGGACGAGGACGAAGAGGAAGGTAAAAATCTGAATGAAGCGCCTCTGATTCAAACGCATATAGAGCGTTATCGTCGCAAACATACTTTTTCTTATCATAAGATCAATGATTCGGCAGCTGGCGAACGGCTGCTGAGCAATCTGGATAGGTTGAAAAGTAATGATCTCAATGTGGTGGTCCTCAACTTTATCGATATGCTTTCTCATGCCAGAACGGAATCAAAGATGGTACGTGAGCTTGCTTCCACGGAAGCTGCTTACCGTTCTATTACCCTCTCGTGGTTCAGACACTCTTCTGTGAAAGACCTTTTTAAAGCCTTGGCGGAGAGCGATTATAAGATCATAATCACCACTGATCACGGAACCATTCGGGTGGATAATCCTATTAAAGTGGTTGGCGACAGAAACACCAATACCAACCTGCGTTACAAGTTAGGCAAGAATCTTACATATAATCCGAAGCAGGTTTTTGAGATAAAAGATCCCAAAAAGGCACAACTTCCTAGTCCAAATGTAAGTACTTCTTATATCTTTGCAGGCGGAAGAGACTTTTTTGCATATCCAAATAATTATAATCACTATGCATCCTATTATACAAATACCTTTCAACATGGGGGTATCTCAATGGAAGAGATGATTATCCCGTTAATTGGCATGCGGAGTAAAAAACGATAA
- the tsaE gene encoding tRNA (adenosine(37)-N6)-threonylcarbamoyltransferase complex ATPase subunit type 1 TsaE, which yields MEIKINSLDNIHDAAREFIAAMGDRTVYAFYGKMGAGKTTFIKAICECLGVTDVINSPSFSIINEYRSASGELIYHFDFYRINKVEEAFDFGYEDYFYCGALCFIEWPELVNDLLPFDCVKVNIEEQEDGSRLVSF from the coding sequence ATGGAAATTAAAATTAATTCTTTAGACAATATCCATGACGCTGCCCGTGAATTTATAGCAGCCATGGGCGACCGCACGGTTTATGCTTTCTATGGAAAAATGGGAGCAGGGAAAACAACTTTTATCAAAGCAATTTGTGAATGTCTGGGTGTGACTGACGTGATAAACTCTCCGTCATTCTCTATCATCAATGAGTATCGCTCGGCAAGTGGTGAGCTTATCTACCACTTTGATTTCTATCGCATCAACAAGGTTGAAGAGGCTTTTGACTTTGGATATGAGGATTATTTCTACTGCGGCGCATTATGCTTCATAGAATGGCCTGAATTAGTAAATGATCTTTTACCATTTGATTGTGTGAAAGTGAATATTGAAGAACAGGAGGACGGCAGTCGTTTAGTATCTTTCTAA
- a CDS encoding RDD family protein: protein MANTTIITGQYVRINQTPASVGERILARLIDMVIIILYVLATIAFFDKTPLLRIMHGSFQVCFLLFVYLPAFCYSLLFEVFNHGQSIGKHIMNIRVVMADGSNPTFGAYLLRWLLYLIDFTITGGLGVIFILLTKNNQRIGDLAAGTMVIKQNDYRKIQVSLDEYAHLEANYHPVFPQAGDLSLEQINVIEKALSVNGIERDNYISQLSEKIKGLLTINPQMNDEKFLETLIKDYQYYAYVDI, encoded by the coding sequence ATGGCAAATACAACAATTATTACAGGGCAATACGTTCGGATAAACCAGACTCCTGCAAGTGTAGGCGAAAGAATTCTTGCCCGACTCATAGATATGGTAATCATTATCCTTTATGTTCTTGCCACAATTGCATTCTTTGATAAGACCCCTTTATTACGTATAATGCACGGATCGTTTCAAGTATGCTTTCTACTTTTTGTTTATCTACCGGCATTCTGCTACTCTTTGCTGTTCGAAGTATTTAACCATGGCCAGTCAATAGGGAAACATATTATGAACATTAGGGTTGTTATGGCAGATGGCTCCAACCCTACCTTTGGGGCTTATTTGTTGCGATGGCTGCTCTACCTGATAGACTTCACAATTACCGGAGGACTAGGCGTTATCTTTATTTTGCTGACCAAAAACAATCAGCGAATTGGAGATCTGGCTGCAGGAACAATGGTGATAAAGCAGAATGATTACCGCAAAATTCAGGTAAGTTTAGATGAATATGCACATCTGGAAGCCAATTACCATCCGGTATTTCCGCAGGCAGGCGACTTGTCACTGGAACAAATCAATGTAATTGAAAAGGCACTTAGCGTTAACGGAATAGAAAGAGATAATTATATCAGCCAGTTAAGTGAAAAGATCAAGGGATTATTAACTATTAATCCGCAAATGAATGATGAGAAATTTCTGGAAACACTGATCAAAGATTACCAGTATTACGCATACGTAGATATCTAA
- a CDS encoding stage II sporulation protein M, with amino-acid sequence MREVSFIRQNIEKWKEVEKVVEQAESLEPDYLATVYTDLASDLSFSQSHYPTSRITIYLNNLASALHNSIYKNKKEKRSRIITFWTKEIPLVMLNSRKELFYSFLIFAVSVFVGIISTMNDDTFVRLILGDGYVDMTLNNIKNGYPMAVYNGSPEVPMFLGITLNNIGVSLYIFAMGLLTGFGSGCLLFQNGVMLGAFQAFFFQQGLLGESMLAIWIHGTLEISAIIVAGAAGLTLGNGWLFPGTYSRKVAFMNGAKRGLKVVIGTLPLFVVAGFLESFITRHTHLPDMLRLGIILVSLIFVLFYYLYLPNTLRYELSESKN; translated from the coding sequence ATGAGAGAAGTCTCTTTTATACGACAAAATATAGAAAAGTGGAAGGAAGTTGAAAAGGTTGTAGAACAGGCGGAAAGCCTTGAACCTGATTATCTTGCAACTGTTTATACTGATCTGGCATCTGATTTATCATTCTCTCAAAGTCATTATCCTACTTCACGGATAACCATCTATCTTAATAACCTGGCTTCCGCCCTTCACAATTCTATTTACAAAAACAAGAAAGAAAAAAGATCCCGGATTATAACATTCTGGACAAAAGAGATTCCACTTGTCATGCTTAATTCGCGAAAGGAGTTGTTTTACTCATTCCTTATTTTTGCAGTAAGCGTATTTGTTGGAATTATTTCTACAATGAATGATGACACTTTTGTGAGATTGATTCTGGGAGACGGTTATGTGGATATGACTTTAAATAATATAAAAAACGGCTATCCCATGGCTGTTTACAACGGATCGCCCGAAGTTCCTATGTTCCTTGGAATCACATTAAACAATATAGGTGTCTCACTGTATATATTTGCAATGGGATTATTAACCGGATTTGGTTCTGGATGTCTGTTATTCCAGAATGGCGTTATGCTTGGAGCATTTCAGGCATTTTTCTTTCAGCAAGGTTTGTTGGGAGAATCCATGCTGGCAATCTGGATACACGGAACATTAGAAATATCTGCCATTATTGTGGCCGGCGCTGCTGGGCTCACTCTTGGAAATGGCTGGTTGTTTCCTGGTACTTATTCCCGCAAGGTGGCGTTTATGAATGGTGCAAAACGAGGACTTAAAGTTGTGATAGGAACGTTACCCCTATTTGTTGTGGCGGGTTTCCTTGAATCGTTTATCACACGCCACACCCATCTTCCCGACATGTTAAGATTAGGTATTATCCTTGTTTCACTAATATTTGTGCTCTTTTATTATCTCTATTTACCAAACACATTACGCTATGAACTATCAGAATCAAAAAATTAA